A region of Periplaneta americana isolate PAMFEO1 chromosome 16, P.americana_PAMFEO1_priV1, whole genome shotgun sequence DNA encodes the following proteins:
- the LOC138716265 gene encoding uncharacterized protein, which translates to MPQTIPAPMSTPASKITASTAYAGMNKDACQQGNSMIGEQLRGYQQPSLLFNVVPTAEGPGVAKRKLFSSPHFSSSPRSNKLKMAALKAKVKRLEKKLQCL; encoded by the exons atgcctcaaacaattcctgctcctatgagtactccagcttcaaagattactgcttcgacggcatatgccgggatgaataaagatgcatgccaacaag ggaacagtatgattggtgaacagctgaggggctatcagcaaccatcgctcctattcaatgtggttcccacagctgaag gtcctggtgttgcaaaacgaaaacttttctcgagtcctcacttctcatcttcacccaggagcaacaaactaaaaatggcagctctgaaagcaaaggtgaagagactggagaaaaaattgcagtgtctttaa